One region of Alosa alosa isolate M-15738 ecotype Scorff River chromosome 1, AALO_Geno_1.1, whole genome shotgun sequence genomic DNA includes:
- the si:ch211-266g18.10 gene encoding neurofilament heavy polypeptide isoform X15: MKDTPKPEPTKIKTKPEPVKEKAKPEPAKQKAKPAPVKEKVKPEPVKEKAKAEPAKEKAELEPVKEKAKPEPLKEKVKPEPVKEKAKPETVKDKAKLEPVKEKAKPEPVKEKTKPEPVKDKAKLEPVKEKAKAEPVKEKVKPEPVKEKAKPEPVKDKAKLEPVKEKAKAEPTPVKVKAKPEPVKEKVQPEPVKEKAKPQTVKAKPEPEKEKAKMEPVKEKAKPQHVKEKATPEDVKDTAKSEPVKEKAKPEPVKDKAKPEPVMEKAKPEPVKDKAKPEPTPVKEKAKPRAVKEKAKPEPVKEKTKPEPTSTKEKTKPEPVKQKAKSELVKEKSKAEPVKAKPESVKEKAKPEPKPAKEKAKLEPVKEKAKPEPVKAKPEPVKEKAKPEPVKDKAKLEAVKEKAKPEPVKEKAKPAKKVKEPEEPTEKAKAVPAVKAPDVPKEKAKPEKKEPKVPEKETKPAKKKLEAPKEKAKPTPAVKEPKVPEVKAKPGKKEAEVPKEKAKPTTPVKEPKGKPQMLPKIVLPVPKARPAPATIESLKNITKTIPVKKEPEPPKEKAKPATKEPEPPEEKDKPAKKEPEVPKEKTKPVTKEPEVPKEKAKPVIKEPEPPKEKAKQAKESEPPKEKAKPAKKEPEVPKEKAKPLKEPEPPKEKAKPAQKEPEVSKEKAKPAKKEPEVPKEKAKPVVKEPEVPKEIPKPLKGPEPPKEKAKPAQKELEPPKEKAKPAKKEPKPPKEKAKPAKKAEPEVPEEKAKPVVKEPEVPKKETKPLKEPQPSKEKAKPAPKEPEVPKVKAKPALKEPEPPKEKAKPARKEPEIPKEKAKPAPGKKEAEVPKVRAKPDPPAKEPELPKEKAKPAKKDQEVPKAIVKPAPAVKEPAPPKEKAKPARKEAEVSKEKIKPAKKEPEAPKEKAKPEPSKKEFDSLKNITKATPPKRERKVIMEKAKPAKKEPVVLKEKPKHIPVVKEVEIPKKAKPTKKEPEAPVEAVVPALTKEEPATLDGLGVEEEDDIPYFQCFFVDEDDTHYPFFPFSPPQL, translated from the exons ATGAAAGACACACCTAAGCCTGAACCAACAAAAATAAAGACTAAGCCAGAACCTGTGAAGGAGAAGGCTAAGCCTGAACCAGCAAAGCAAAAAGCTAAACCAGCTCCTGTGAAGGAGAAAGTTAAGCCAGAACCTGTGAAGGAGAAGGCTAAGGCCGAACCAGCAAAGGAAAAGGCTGAACTAGAACCTGTAAAGGAGAAGGCTAAACCAGAACCTCTGAAGGAGAAAGTTAAGCCAGAACCTGTGAAGGAGAAAGCTAAACCTGAAACTGTGAAGGACAAGGCAAAACTTGAACCTGTAAAGGAAAAGGCTAAACCAGAACCTGTGAAGGAGAAAACTAAACCTGAACCTGTAAAGGACAAGGCAAAACTTGAACCTGTAAAGGAGAAGGCTAAAGCAGAACCTGTGAAGGAGAAAGTTAAGCCAGAACCTGTGAAGGAGAAGGCTAAACCTGAACCTGTGAAGGACAAGGCTAAACTTGAACCTGTGAAGGAGAAGGCTAAAGCAGAACCCACACCTGTAAAGGTGAAGGCAAAGCCAGAACCTGTGAAGGAGAAGGTTCAACCAGAACCTGTGAAGGAGAAGGCTAAACCACAAACTGTGAAGGCTAAACCTGaaccagaaaaggaaaaggctAAGATGGAACCTGTGAAGGAGAAAGCTAAGCCACAACATGTGAAGGAAAAGGCTACACCAGAAGATGTGAAGGATACAGCTAAATCAGAACCTGTGAAGGAAAAGGCTAAACCAGAACCTGTGAAGGATAAGGCTAAACCAGAACCTGTGATGGAAAAGGCTAAACCAGAACCTGTGAAGGATAAGGCTAAACCAGAACCCACACCTGTAAAAGAGAAGGCTAAGCCCAGAGCTGTGAAGGAAAAGGCTAAACCAGAACCTGTGAAGGAAAAGACTAAACCAGAACCTACATCCACAAAGGAGAAGACTAAGCCTGAACCTGTCAAGCAAAAGGCTAAGTCAGAACTTGTGAAGGAGAAATCTAAGGCAGAACCTGTAAAAGCTAAGCCAGAATCTGTGAAGGAAAAGGCTAAACCAGAACCCAAACCTGCAAAAGAGAAAGCTAAGCTTGAACCTGTGAAGGAGAAAGCCAAACCAGAACCTGTAAAAGCTAAGCCTGAACCTGTCAAGGAGAAAGCTAAACCTGAACCTGTGAAGGACAAGGCAAAACTTGAAGCCGTAAAGGAGAAGGCTAAACCAGAACCTGTGAAGGAGAAAGCTAAACCAGCCAAAAAAGTGAAAG AGCCTGAGGAACCAACGGAAAAGGCCAAAGCAGTTCCTGCTGTAAAAG CACCTGATGTTCCAAAAGAAAAAGCCAAACCTGAAAAGAAAG AGCCCAAGGTCCCAGAGAAGGAAACCAAACCAGCAAAGAAAA AACTTGAGGCACCGAAGGAGAAGGCCAAGCCAACACCAGCAGTAAAAG AACCCAAGGTTCCAGAGGTCAAGGCCAAACCAGGCAAGAAAG AAGCTGAGGTTCCTAAAGAGAAAGCTAAGCCAACAACGCCTGTGAAAG AACCAAAGGGAAAACCACAAATGCTGCCAAAAATAG TTCTTCCAGTACCAAAAGCTAGACCAGCACCTGCAACAATAG AATCTCtgaaaaacatcacaaaaacaATTCCAGTAAAGAAAG AACCTGAACCTCCAAAAGAGAAGGCCAAACCAGCTACAAAAG AGCCTGAACCTCCGGAGGAGAAGGACAAACCAGCTAAGAAAG AACCTGAGGTTCCAAAGGAGAAAACCAAACCAGTCACTAAAG AACCTGAGGTTCCAAAGGAGAAAGCCAAACCAGTCATTAAAG AGCCTGAACCTCCAAAAGAGAAGGCCAAACAAGCTAAAG AGTCTGAACCTCCAAAGGAGAAAGCCAAACCAGCTAAGAAAG AACCTGAGGTTCCAAAGGAGAAAGCCAAGCCATTAAAAG AACCTGAACCTCCAAAGGAGAAGGCCAAACCAGCCCAGAAAG AACCGGAGGTTTCAAAGGAGAAAGCCAAACCAGCCAAGAAAG AACCTGAGGTTCCAAAGGAGAAAGCCAAACCAGTCGTAAAAG AACCTGAGGTTCCAAAGGAGATACCAAAGCCATTAAAAG GGCCAGAACCTCCCAAGGAGAAGGCCAAACCAGCCCAGAAAG AGCTTGAACCTCCAAAGGAGAAGGCCAAACCAGCTAAGAAAG AACCTAAACCTCCAAAGGAGAAAGCCAAACCAGCCAAGAAAG CAGAACCTGAAGTTCCTGAGGAGAAAGCTAAACCAGTCGTAAAAG AACCTGAGGTTCCAAAGAAGGAAACTAAGCCCTTAAAAG AGCCTCAACCTTCCAAGGAGAAGGCCAAACCAGCTCCGAAAG AACCTGAGGTTCCAAAGGTGAAAGCCAAGCCAGCTTTAAAAG AGCCTGAACCTCCAAAGGAGAAGGCCAAACCAGCCAGGAAAG AACCCGAGATTCCAAAGGAGAAAGCCAAACCTGCACCAGGAAAGAAAG AAGCTGAAGTTCCAAAAGTGAGAGCTAAGCCAGATCCACCAGCGAAAG AACCTGAGTTGCCAAAGGAGAAGGCTAAACCTGCTAAGAAAG ACCAAGAAGTTCCAAAGGCGATAGTCAAGCCTGCCCCAGCAGTAAAAG AACCAGCACCACCCAAGGAGAAGGCCAAACCAGCTAGGAAAG AAGCTGAGGTTTCAAAGGAGAAAATCAAACCTGCAAAGAAGG AACCCGAGGCTCCAAAGGAAAAAGCAAAACCTGAACCAAGCAAGAAAG AATTTGATTCTCTGAAAAATATTACAAAAGCAACACCACCAAAGAGAG AACGCAAAGTTATTATGGAGAAAGCTAAACCAGCCAAAAAAG
- the si:ch211-266g18.10 gene encoding neurofilament heavy polypeptide isoform X41, which produces MKDTPKPEPTKIKTKPEPVKEKAKPEPAKQKAKPAPVKEKVKPEPVKEKAKAEPAKEKAELEPVKEKAKPEPLKEKVKPEPVKEKAKPETVKDKAKLEPVKEKAKPEPVKEKTKPEPVKDKAKLEPVKEKAKAEPVKEKVKPEPVKEKAKPEPVKDKAKLEPVKEKAKAEPTPVKVKAKPEPVKEKVQPEPVKEKAKPQTVKAKPEPEKEKAKMEPVKEKAKPQHVKEKATPEDVKDTAKSEPVKEKAKPEPVKDKAKPEPVMEKAKPEPVKDKAKPEPTPVKEKAKPRAVKEKAKPEPVKEKTKPEPTSTKEKTKPEPVKQKAKSELVKEKSKAEPVKAKPESVKEKAKPEPKPAKEKAKLEPVKEKAKPEPVKAKPEPVKEKAKPEPVKDKAKLEAVKEKAKPEPVKEKAKPAKKVKEPEEPTEKAKAVPAVKAPDVPKEKAKPEKKEPKVPEKETKPAKKKLEAPKEKAKPTPAVKEPKVPEVKAKPGKKEAEVPKEKAKPTTPVKEPKGKPQMLPKIVLPVPKARPAPATIESLKNITKTIPVKKEPEPPKEKAKPATKEPEPPEEKDKPAKKAEPEVPKEKTKPVTKAEPEVPKEKAKPVIKEPEVPKEKAKLVIKEPEPPKEKAKQAKESEPPKEKAKPAKKEPEVPKEKAKPLKEPEPPKEKAKPAQKEPEVSKEKAKPAKKEPEVPKEKAKPVVKEPQPSKEKAKPAPKEPEVPKVKAKPALKEPEPPKEKAKPARKEPEIPKEKAKPAPGKKEAEVPKVRAKPDPPAKEPELPKEKAKPAKKDQEVPKAIVKPAPAVKEPAPPKEKAKPARKEAEVSKEKIKPAKKEPEAPKEKAKPEPSKKEFDSLKNITKATPPKRERKVIMEKAKPAKKEPVVLKEKPKHIPVVKEVEIPKKAKPTKKEPEAPVEAVVPALTKEEPATLDGLGVEEEDDIPYFQCFFVDEDDTHYPFFPFSPPQL; this is translated from the exons ATGAAAGACACACCTAAGCCTGAACCAACAAAAATAAAGACTAAGCCAGAACCTGTGAAGGAGAAGGCTAAGCCTGAACCAGCAAAGCAAAAAGCTAAACCAGCTCCTGTGAAGGAGAAAGTTAAGCCAGAACCTGTGAAGGAGAAGGCTAAGGCCGAACCAGCAAAGGAAAAGGCTGAACTAGAACCTGTAAAGGAGAAGGCTAAACCAGAACCTCTGAAGGAGAAAGTTAAGCCAGAACCTGTGAAGGAGAAAGCTAAACCTGAAACTGTGAAGGACAAGGCAAAACTTGAACCTGTAAAGGAAAAGGCTAAACCAGAACCTGTGAAGGAGAAAACTAAACCTGAACCTGTAAAGGACAAGGCAAAACTTGAACCTGTAAAGGAGAAGGCTAAAGCAGAACCTGTGAAGGAGAAAGTTAAGCCAGAACCTGTGAAGGAGAAGGCTAAACCTGAACCTGTGAAGGACAAGGCTAAACTTGAACCTGTGAAGGAGAAGGCTAAAGCAGAACCCACACCTGTAAAGGTGAAGGCAAAGCCAGAACCTGTGAAGGAGAAGGTTCAACCAGAACCTGTGAAGGAGAAGGCTAAACCACAAACTGTGAAGGCTAAACCTGaaccagaaaaggaaaaggctAAGATGGAACCTGTGAAGGAGAAAGCTAAGCCACAACATGTGAAGGAAAAGGCTACACCAGAAGATGTGAAGGATACAGCTAAATCAGAACCTGTGAAGGAAAAGGCTAAACCAGAACCTGTGAAGGATAAGGCTAAACCAGAACCTGTGATGGAAAAGGCTAAACCAGAACCTGTGAAGGATAAGGCTAAACCAGAACCCACACCTGTAAAAGAGAAGGCTAAGCCCAGAGCTGTGAAGGAAAAGGCTAAACCAGAACCTGTGAAGGAAAAGACTAAACCAGAACCTACATCCACAAAGGAGAAGACTAAGCCTGAACCTGTCAAGCAAAAGGCTAAGTCAGAACTTGTGAAGGAGAAATCTAAGGCAGAACCTGTAAAAGCTAAGCCAGAATCTGTGAAGGAAAAGGCTAAACCAGAACCCAAACCTGCAAAAGAGAAAGCTAAGCTTGAACCTGTGAAGGAGAAAGCCAAACCAGAACCTGTAAAAGCTAAGCCTGAACCTGTCAAGGAGAAAGCTAAACCTGAACCTGTGAAGGACAAGGCAAAACTTGAAGCCGTAAAGGAGAAGGCTAAACCAGAACCTGTGAAGGAGAAAGCTAAACCAGCCAAAAAAGTGAAAG AGCCTGAGGAACCAACGGAAAAGGCCAAAGCAGTTCCTGCTGTAAAAG CACCTGATGTTCCAAAAGAAAAAGCCAAACCTGAAAAGAAAG AGCCCAAGGTCCCAGAGAAGGAAACCAAACCAGCAAAGAAAA AACTTGAGGCACCGAAGGAGAAGGCCAAGCCAACACCAGCAGTAAAAG AACCCAAGGTTCCAGAGGTCAAGGCCAAACCAGGCAAGAAAG AAGCTGAGGTTCCTAAAGAGAAAGCTAAGCCAACAACGCCTGTGAAAG AACCAAAGGGAAAACCACAAATGCTGCCAAAAATAG TTCTTCCAGTACCAAAAGCTAGACCAGCACCTGCAACAATAG AATCTCtgaaaaacatcacaaaaacaATTCCAGTAAAGAAAG AACCTGAACCTCCAAAAGAGAAGGCCAAACCAGCTACAAAAG AGCCTGAACCTCCGGAGGAGAAGGACAAACCAGCTAAGAAAG CAGAACCTGAGGTTCCAAAGGAGAAAACCAAACCAGTCACTAAAG CAGAACCTGAGGTTCCAAAGGAGAAAGCCAAACCAGTCATTAAAG AACCTGAGGTTCCAAAGGAGAAAGCCAAACTAGTCATTAAAG AGCCTGAACCTCCAAAAGAGAAGGCCAAACAAGCTAAAG AGTCTGAACCTCCAAAGGAGAAAGCCAAACCAGCTAAGAAAG AACCTGAGGTTCCAAAGGAGAAAGCCAAGCCATTAAAAG AACCTGAACCTCCAAAGGAGAAGGCCAAACCAGCCCAGAAAG AACCGGAGGTTTCAAAGGAGAAAGCCAAACCAGCCAAGAAAG AACCTGAGGTTCCAAAGGAGAAAGCCAAACCAGTCGTAAAAG AGCCTCAACCTTCCAAGGAGAAGGCCAAACCAGCTCCGAAAG AACCTGAGGTTCCAAAGGTGAAAGCCAAGCCAGCTTTAAAAG AGCCTGAACCTCCAAAGGAGAAGGCCAAACCAGCCAGGAAAG AACCCGAGATTCCAAAGGAGAAAGCCAAACCTGCACCAGGAAAGAAAG AAGCTGAAGTTCCAAAAGTGAGAGCTAAGCCAGATCCACCAGCGAAAG AACCTGAGTTGCCAAAGGAGAAGGCTAAACCTGCTAAGAAAG ACCAAGAAGTTCCAAAGGCGATAGTCAAGCCTGCCCCAGCAGTAAAAG AACCAGCACCACCCAAGGAGAAGGCCAAACCAGCTAGGAAAG AAGCTGAGGTTTCAAAGGAGAAAATCAAACCTGCAAAGAAGG AACCCGAGGCTCCAAAGGAAAAAGCAAAACCTGAACCAAGCAAGAAAG AATTTGATTCTCTGAAAAATATTACAAAAGCAACACCACCAAAGAGAG AACGCAAAGTTATTATGGAGAAAGCTAAACCAGCCAAAAAAG
- the si:ch211-266g18.10 gene encoding neurofilament heavy polypeptide isoform X28 — protein MKDTPKPEPTKIKTKPEPVKEKAKPEPAKQKAKPAPVKEKVKPEPVKEKAKAEPAKEKAELEPVKEKAKPEPLKEKVKPEPVKEKAKPETVKDKAKLEPVKEKAKPEPVKEKTKPEPVKDKAKLEPVKEKAKAEPVKEKVKPEPVKEKAKPEPVKDKAKLEPVKEKAKAEPTPVKVKAKPEPVKEKVQPEPVKEKAKPQTVKAKPEPEKEKAKMEPVKEKAKPQHVKEKATPEDVKDTAKSEPVKEKAKPEPVKDKAKPEPVMEKAKPEPVKDKAKPEPTPVKEKAKPRAVKEKAKPEPVKEKTKPEPTSTKEKTKPEPVKQKAKSELVKEKSKAEPVKAKPESVKEKAKPEPKPAKEKAKLEPVKEKAKPEPVKAKPEPVKEKAKPEPVKDKAKLEAVKEKAKPEPVKEKAKPAKKVKEPEEPTEKAKAVPAVKAPDVPKEKAKPEKKEPKVPEKETKPAKKKLEAPKEKAKPTPAVKEPKVPEVKAKPGKKEAEVPKEKAKPTTPVKEPKGKPQMLPKIVLPVPKARPAPATIESLKNITKTIPVKKEPEPPKEKAKPATKEPEPPEEKDKPAKKAEPEVPKEKTKPVTKAEPEVPKEKAKPVIKEPEVPKEKAKLVIKEPEPPKEKAKQAKESEPPKEKAKPAKKEPEVPKEKAKPLKEPEPPKEKAKPAQKEPEVSKEKAKPAKKEPEVPKEKAKPVVKEPEVPKEIPKPLKGPEPPKEKAKPAQKELEPPKEKAKPAKKEPKPPKEKAKPAKKAEPEVPEEKAKPVVKEPEIPKEKAKPAPGKKEAEVPKVRAKPDPPAKEPELPKEKAKPAKKDQEVPKAIVKPAPAVKEPAPPKEKAKPARKEAEVSKEKIKPAKKEPEAPKEKAKPEPSKKEFDSLKNITKATPPKRERKVIMEKAKPAKKEPVVLKEKPKHIPVVKEVEIPKKAKPTKKEPEAPVEAVVPALTKEEPATLDGLGVEEEDDIPYFQCFFVDEDDTHYPFFPFSPPQL, from the exons ATGAAAGACACACCTAAGCCTGAACCAACAAAAATAAAGACTAAGCCAGAACCTGTGAAGGAGAAGGCTAAGCCTGAACCAGCAAAGCAAAAAGCTAAACCAGCTCCTGTGAAGGAGAAAGTTAAGCCAGAACCTGTGAAGGAGAAGGCTAAGGCCGAACCAGCAAAGGAAAAGGCTGAACTAGAACCTGTAAAGGAGAAGGCTAAACCAGAACCTCTGAAGGAGAAAGTTAAGCCAGAACCTGTGAAGGAGAAAGCTAAACCTGAAACTGTGAAGGACAAGGCAAAACTTGAACCTGTAAAGGAAAAGGCTAAACCAGAACCTGTGAAGGAGAAAACTAAACCTGAACCTGTAAAGGACAAGGCAAAACTTGAACCTGTAAAGGAGAAGGCTAAAGCAGAACCTGTGAAGGAGAAAGTTAAGCCAGAACCTGTGAAGGAGAAGGCTAAACCTGAACCTGTGAAGGACAAGGCTAAACTTGAACCTGTGAAGGAGAAGGCTAAAGCAGAACCCACACCTGTAAAGGTGAAGGCAAAGCCAGAACCTGTGAAGGAGAAGGTTCAACCAGAACCTGTGAAGGAGAAGGCTAAACCACAAACTGTGAAGGCTAAACCTGaaccagaaaaggaaaaggctAAGATGGAACCTGTGAAGGAGAAAGCTAAGCCACAACATGTGAAGGAAAAGGCTACACCAGAAGATGTGAAGGATACAGCTAAATCAGAACCTGTGAAGGAAAAGGCTAAACCAGAACCTGTGAAGGATAAGGCTAAACCAGAACCTGTGATGGAAAAGGCTAAACCAGAACCTGTGAAGGATAAGGCTAAACCAGAACCCACACCTGTAAAAGAGAAGGCTAAGCCCAGAGCTGTGAAGGAAAAGGCTAAACCAGAACCTGTGAAGGAAAAGACTAAACCAGAACCTACATCCACAAAGGAGAAGACTAAGCCTGAACCTGTCAAGCAAAAGGCTAAGTCAGAACTTGTGAAGGAGAAATCTAAGGCAGAACCTGTAAAAGCTAAGCCAGAATCTGTGAAGGAAAAGGCTAAACCAGAACCCAAACCTGCAAAAGAGAAAGCTAAGCTTGAACCTGTGAAGGAGAAAGCCAAACCAGAACCTGTAAAAGCTAAGCCTGAACCTGTCAAGGAGAAAGCTAAACCTGAACCTGTGAAGGACAAGGCAAAACTTGAAGCCGTAAAGGAGAAGGCTAAACCAGAACCTGTGAAGGAGAAAGCTAAACCAGCCAAAAAAGTGAAAG AGCCTGAGGAACCAACGGAAAAGGCCAAAGCAGTTCCTGCTGTAAAAG CACCTGATGTTCCAAAAGAAAAAGCCAAACCTGAAAAGAAAG AGCCCAAGGTCCCAGAGAAGGAAACCAAACCAGCAAAGAAAA AACTTGAGGCACCGAAGGAGAAGGCCAAGCCAACACCAGCAGTAAAAG AACCCAAGGTTCCAGAGGTCAAGGCCAAACCAGGCAAGAAAG AAGCTGAGGTTCCTAAAGAGAAAGCTAAGCCAACAACGCCTGTGAAAG AACCAAAGGGAAAACCACAAATGCTGCCAAAAATAG TTCTTCCAGTACCAAAAGCTAGACCAGCACCTGCAACAATAG AATCTCtgaaaaacatcacaaaaacaATTCCAGTAAAGAAAG AACCTGAACCTCCAAAAGAGAAGGCCAAACCAGCTACAAAAG AGCCTGAACCTCCGGAGGAGAAGGACAAACCAGCTAAGAAAG CAGAACCTGAGGTTCCAAAGGAGAAAACCAAACCAGTCACTAAAG CAGAACCTGAGGTTCCAAAGGAGAAAGCCAAACCAGTCATTAAAG AACCTGAGGTTCCAAAGGAGAAAGCCAAACTAGTCATTAAAG AGCCTGAACCTCCAAAAGAGAAGGCCAAACAAGCTAAAG AGTCTGAACCTCCAAAGGAGAAAGCCAAACCAGCTAAGAAAG AACCTGAGGTTCCAAAGGAGAAAGCCAAGCCATTAAAAG AACCTGAACCTCCAAAGGAGAAGGCCAAACCAGCCCAGAAAG AACCGGAGGTTTCAAAGGAGAAAGCCAAACCAGCCAAGAAAG AACCTGAGGTTCCAAAGGAGAAAGCCAAACCAGTCGTAAAAG AACCTGAGGTTCCAAAGGAGATACCAAAGCCATTAAAAG GGCCAGAACCTCCCAAGGAGAAGGCCAAACCAGCCCAGAAAG AGCTTGAACCTCCAAAGGAGAAGGCCAAACCAGCTAAGAAAG AACCTAAACCTCCAAAGGAGAAAGCCAAACCAGCCAAGAAAG CAGAACCTGAAGTTCCTGAGGAGAAAGCTAAACCAGTCGTAAAAG AACCCGAGATTCCAAAGGAGAAAGCCAAACCTGCACCAGGAAAGAAAG AAGCTGAAGTTCCAAAAGTGAGAGCTAAGCCAGATCCACCAGCGAAAG AACCTGAGTTGCCAAAGGAGAAGGCTAAACCTGCTAAGAAAG ACCAAGAAGTTCCAAAGGCGATAGTCAAGCCTGCCCCAGCAGTAAAAG AACCAGCACCACCCAAGGAGAAGGCCAAACCAGCTAGGAAAG AAGCTGAGGTTTCAAAGGAGAAAATCAAACCTGCAAAGAAGG AACCCGAGGCTCCAAAGGAAAAAGCAAAACCTGAACCAAGCAAGAAAG AATTTGATTCTCTGAAAAATATTACAAAAGCAACACCACCAAAGAGAG AACGCAAAGTTATTATGGAGAAAGCTAAACCAGCCAAAAAAG